The Mycobacterium paragordonae genome includes a region encoding these proteins:
- the cysE gene encoding serine O-acetyltransferase, whose translation MLDAIRRDIRVARERDPAEPTTLEVIFAYPGVHAVWGHRISHWLWQRGRRLLARTLAEFTRILTGVEIHPGATLGPGLFIDHATGVVIGETAEVGEDVTIFHGVTLGGTGRDRGKRHPTIGDRVTIGAGAKVLGAIKIGDDSRIGANSVVVKEVPASAVVVGVPGQIVSRPGPASEDESKLPDLVGASLKSLLTRVTRLEGNRSGAPNGQRPGASTDRVIRPPEAGVWYGEDFSI comes from the coding sequence ATGCTGGACGCCATACGGCGCGACATTCGAGTGGCCAGGGAGCGAGATCCGGCCGAGCCCACCACGCTGGAGGTGATCTTCGCCTACCCCGGTGTGCACGCCGTCTGGGGCCACCGGATCAGCCACTGGCTGTGGCAGCGCGGTAGGCGGCTACTCGCGCGGACACTGGCGGAGTTCACCCGGATCCTGACCGGCGTCGAAATCCATCCCGGCGCCACGCTGGGACCCGGACTGTTCATCGACCACGCGACCGGTGTGGTGATCGGGGAAACCGCGGAGGTGGGCGAGGACGTCACCATCTTCCACGGTGTCACCCTCGGCGGCACCGGCCGCGACAGAGGCAAACGCCACCCCACCATCGGCGACCGGGTGACCATCGGGGCCGGCGCCAAGGTGCTCGGCGCGATCAAGATCGGCGACGACAGCCGGATCGGCGCGAACTCCGTCGTGGTCAAGGAGGTACCGGCCAGCGCGGTGGTGGTCGGCGTTCCGGGGCAGATCGTCAGCCGGCCGGGCCCAGCCAGCGAGGACGAATCGAAGCTGCCGGACCTGGTGGGTGCGAGCCTGAAATCCTTACTCACCCGGGTGACCAGGCTGGAAGGCAACCGGTCCGGCGCGCCGAACGGCCAGCGGCCGGGCGCATCGACCGACCGTGTCATCCGTCCGCCGGAGGCGGGCGTCTGGTACGGCGAGGACTTCTCGATCTAG
- a CDS encoding thioredoxin family protein, whose product MSSVVIAGLAIAAALVAACLIGCVVNQRSGVLRDAKGAADHDNSDLGLSETGPTILHFSADWCGPCAAVRRVVDQVCAELPDVAHVELDIDANPAAAKRLSVLSLPTTFIFDAQGQQRHRTAGVPKAADLQAALQPLRV is encoded by the coding sequence GTGAGCTCTGTCGTCATCGCCGGATTGGCCATTGCCGCGGCCCTGGTCGCGGCCTGCCTGATCGGCTGCGTGGTCAACCAGCGGTCGGGTGTGCTGCGGGACGCCAAAGGGGCCGCAGACCACGACAATTCTGATCTGGGGCTGTCGGAGACGGGTCCGACCATCCTGCATTTCAGTGCGGATTGGTGTGGGCCGTGTGCCGCGGTGCGTCGCGTGGTCGATCAGGTGTGCGCCGAACTTCCCGATGTGGCGCATGTCGAGCTGGACATCGACGCGAACCCGGCGGCGGCCAAGCGCCTGTCGGTGCTGTCGCTGCCCACCACCTTCATCTTCGACGCGCAGGGACAGCAGCGTCACCGCACCGCGGGCGTCCCCAAAGCCGCCGACCTGCAAGCGGCGTTGCAACCACTTAGGGTCTGA
- a CDS encoding DUF4395 domain-containing protein, which produces MSSDISQVDVRGPRFAAWITTTVLVVTLAVSVISCPAAAVTLAAQAVVFAISAVRGPRNSPYGLLYAKLVAPRLGPVSEREPVAPLKFAQLVGLIFAVIGVLGFAAGLQLVGVVATAFALFAAFLNAAFGICLGCQIYPLVARFRRVTAA; this is translated from the coding sequence ATGTCATCCGATATCAGCCAAGTAGACGTCCGGGGTCCGCGTTTCGCGGCGTGGATCACCACCACGGTGCTGGTGGTGACGCTGGCGGTGTCGGTGATCAGCTGTCCCGCGGCGGCCGTGACCCTGGCCGCGCAGGCCGTGGTCTTCGCGATCAGCGCGGTGCGCGGGCCGCGCAACAGTCCCTACGGCTTGCTCTACGCCAAGCTGGTGGCCCCGCGGCTGGGTCCGGTCAGTGAGCGCGAGCCGGTGGCGCCGCTCAAATTCGCCCAGCTGGTCGGGCTGATTTTCGCCGTCATCGGGGTGCTGGGTTTCGCGGCCGGGCTGCAGCTGGTCGGCGTGGTCGCGACCGCCTTTGCCCTGTTCGCCGCCTTCCTCAATGCCGCGTTCGGCATCTGCCTGGGTTGCCAGATCTACCCCCTGGTCGCCCGGTTCCGGCGGGTGACCGCCGCCTGA